A single Paenibacillus kribbensis DNA region contains:
- a CDS encoding iron chelate uptake ABC transporter family permease subunit — MNPKLKIGILAAAALLLIAAFVFVDLPHTWHYALPRRLKKIAAFILTGGSIAFATVIFQTITNNKILTPGIIGLDSLYMLIQTTIVFAFGSVPFISTSRELNFLLSVGLMVLFAGLLYKLIFRKDGRGIYVLLLIGLVFGTLFNSLSTFMEVLIDPNEYAKIQDKSFASFSNVNTELLWLSVVILVLVFSYAWRFIKYLDVLSLGREHAINLGLPYGFIIKRLLVIVAILISISTALVGPITFLGLIVANVAYQVMKTYQHRYIIPASILVSVIALAGCQLLAERVFDLSTTVSVIINFIGGVYFLYLLLRENKSW, encoded by the coding sequence ATGAATCCTAAATTAAAAATCGGAATATTAGCTGCCGCCGCGCTGCTGCTGATTGCTGCTTTTGTGTTTGTAGATCTTCCGCACACCTGGCACTACGCGCTGCCGCGACGATTGAAAAAGATCGCAGCCTTCATCCTGACAGGTGGATCGATTGCTTTTGCAACGGTTATTTTCCAGACAATTACAAATAACAAAATTTTGACTCCGGGTATTATCGGGCTGGATTCACTGTATATGCTGATTCAGACGACCATTGTGTTTGCGTTTGGCTCGGTGCCGTTTATTTCGACCAGCAGAGAGCTGAATTTTTTGTTGTCCGTGGGCTTGATGGTGCTGTTTGCGGGTCTGCTGTACAAATTAATTTTTCGCAAGGATGGACGCGGGATTTATGTGCTTTTGCTGATTGGTCTGGTGTTCGGTACGCTGTTCAACAGTCTGTCCACCTTTATGGAAGTGCTGATTGACCCGAACGAATATGCCAAAATTCAGGACAAAAGCTTCGCTAGTTTCAGCAATGTGAATACTGAGCTGCTGTGGCTATCTGTGGTGATCCTTGTGCTTGTATTTTCCTATGCGTGGCGGTTCATCAAGTATCTGGATGTGCTGTCGCTTGGGCGGGAGCATGCGATTAACCTGGGGCTTCCATACGGTTTTATCATCAAAAGATTGCTGGTTATCGTAGCCATTCTTATTTCCATTTCTACAGCGCTTGTCGGGCCGATTACGTTTCTCGGGCTGATTGTGGCGAATGTAGCCTATCAGGTGATGAAAACCTATCAGCATCGTTATATTATTCCGGCCTCCATCCTGGTCAGTGTTATCGCCTTGGCTGGATGCCAGCTGCTGGCAGAGCGAGTCTTTGACTTATCGACAACGGTCAGCGTCATTATTAACTTTATCGGGGGGGTGTACTTCCTGTATCTTTTGCTGCGGGAGAATAAATCATGGTAG
- a CDS encoding ABC transporter ATP-binding protein: MVEVKNVSKRYGNKNVVDQVSVTVPKGTITSFIGPNGAGKSTLLSMISRLTDSDEGEILIDGQAMSVTKSEDLARKISILKQTNDVNIRLTVKELVSFGRFPYSKGRLNSEDRKMVEQSLAYMGLEDMKDKHIHLLSGGQRQRAFIAMILAQDTDYILLDEPLNNLDMKHSVQIMKTLRNLVDDLGKTILVVLHDINFASCYSDYIVGMKDGRLLKQGTVDEMIDSQVLQDLYDMDIPIQQIGDHKICVYFT, translated from the coding sequence ATGGTAGAAGTCAAAAACGTATCCAAACGCTACGGGAATAAAAATGTGGTGGATCAGGTATCCGTCACCGTACCGAAAGGCACCATCACCTCCTTTATTGGCCCCAACGGCGCGGGGAAAAGCACTTTGTTGTCGATGATCAGTCGCCTGACAGACAGCGATGAAGGAGAAATCCTCATTGATGGGCAGGCGATGAGCGTGACCAAAAGCGAGGATCTGGCGCGGAAGATATCTATTTTAAAACAGACGAATGATGTGAATATCCGCCTAACCGTGAAGGAACTGGTGAGCTTCGGCCGGTTTCCGTATTCCAAGGGCAGGTTGAACAGCGAGGATCGCAAAATGGTGGAGCAGTCCCTGGCTTATATGGGGCTGGAGGATATGAAGGACAAGCACATTCATTTGCTTAGTGGCGGACAGCGGCAGCGGGCCTTTATTGCCATGATTCTGGCCCAGGACACGGACTACATACTGCTGGATGAGCCGTTGAACAATTTGGATATGAAGCACTCGGTTCAGATTATGAAGACGCTGCGCAATCTGGTGGATGATTTGGGCAAAACGATTCTGGTGGTGCTTCACGACATCAACTTTGCGTCCTGTTATTCGGACTATATTGTGGGCATGAAGGACGGCAGGCTGCTAAAGCAAGGAACCGTCGATGAGATGATTGACAGCCAGGTATTACAAGATTTGTACGATATGGATATTCCGATTCAACAGATCGGTGATCATAAAATTTGTGTGTATTTCACTTAG
- a CDS encoding siderophore ABC transporter substrate-binding protein → MKKNMMLLTLMLVLVLIVSACGKAAPAAQETTGNDSSSAATTEAKTIEVKHALDENPVKVKVNPKNVVVFDFGALDTLDKLGVDVAAVAQQDLPTYLSKYKDSKYASAGTLFEPDYEKISDLSPELIIIGGRQADAYKELSKIAPTISVAVDTKDFVNSFKKNVELMGQIFNKEDAAKQELAAIDSSIKAVHDKAVASKAKGLIVLTNEGSLSAYGPNSRFGIIHDAFGVTPVDPDIKVSTHGQKVSFEYVQQKNPDYIFVVDRGAVVVEEGKEQISGKQTLENELVKKTNAYKNGHIVYLNPNYWYLSGNGLESVSEMIKEIDAALQ, encoded by the coding sequence ATGAAGAAAAATATGATGCTTCTCACGTTGATGCTGGTGTTGGTGCTGATTGTATCAGCCTGTGGTAAAGCAGCTCCGGCTGCTCAGGAGACGACGGGTAACGACTCATCCTCTGCTGCAACAACCGAAGCCAAAACGATCGAAGTTAAACATGCACTGGATGAAAACCCGGTGAAGGTCAAGGTTAATCCGAAAAACGTCGTCGTTTTTGACTTTGGCGCGCTGGATACGCTGGACAAGCTGGGTGTTGACGTTGCGGCGGTAGCACAGCAGGATCTTCCTACGTATTTGAGCAAATATAAGGATTCCAAATATGCAAGTGCTGGTACGCTGTTTGAACCGGATTACGAGAAAATCAGCGATTTGTCTCCTGAATTGATTATTATTGGCGGCAGACAGGCAGATGCCTACAAGGAGTTAAGCAAAATTGCACCGACCATTTCGGTAGCCGTAGATACCAAGGATTTTGTGAACTCCTTCAAGAAAAATGTAGAGCTGATGGGCCAAATCTTTAACAAAGAGGATGCTGCCAAACAGGAACTGGCTGCGATTGACAGCTCCATCAAGGCTGTACACGACAAGGCTGTAGCGAGCAAGGCCAAAGGCCTGATTGTATTGACGAATGAAGGCAGTCTGAGCGCATACGGACCTAATTCCCGCTTTGGCATCATTCATGATGCTTTTGGCGTCACACCTGTAGATCCTGACATTAAAGTATCCACGCATGGACAAAAGGTTTCTTTTGAATATGTACAGCAAAAAAATCCGGATTATATCTTTGTCGTTGACCGCGGGGCTGTGGTGGTAGAAGAAGGTAAGGAACAGATTTCAGGCAAACAAACGCTTGAAAATGAACTGGTGAAGAAAACGAACGCTTATAAAAACGGCCATATTGTGTACCTTAATCCAAACTACTGGTATTTGTCAGGCAACGGTCTGGAATCAGTGTCTGAAATGATCAAGGAAATCGACGCTGCGTTGCAGTAA
- a CDS encoding alpha/beta hydrolase — translation MKGTIDDVLLDEYLVHIYTPPVFAKENELYPVLYVQDGSSLFLSSLDELERRFIAGELPCVVLVGIQPVNRLDDYTPWQVAALVEGRPAFGGGGDAYLAFIVTQVMPYVEAEFPVQTGPEHTGLIGASLGGLISMYAAFRYADVFGRIGSISGSYWYPGMIGYMQSASFATGAVGTHQFYVSVGTREGEGKTNVQKDMVSLTLQAREALLGQGLDEKDVLLVLDEDAVHRVDFFQRQFPEAIKWLFR, via the coding sequence ATGAAAGGAACTATAGATGATGTTTTATTAGATGAGTACCTTGTACACATCTATACGCCTCCTGTCTTCGCGAAAGAAAATGAGCTCTATCCTGTACTGTATGTACAGGATGGCAGTTCATTATTTCTAAGCAGTCTGGATGAGTTGGAGCGGCGTTTTATTGCGGGGGAGCTCCCCTGTGTCGTGCTGGTAGGCATTCAGCCCGTCAATCGGCTGGATGATTATACACCTTGGCAGGTGGCAGCTCTAGTAGAAGGAAGACCTGCCTTTGGCGGGGGTGGAGATGCTTATCTGGCATTTATAGTGACACAAGTCATGCCATACGTCGAGGCGGAATTTCCGGTTCAAACCGGACCGGAGCATACAGGCCTCATCGGCGCCTCGCTGGGCGGATTGATTTCTATGTATGCCGCTTTTCGATATGCGGACGTATTTGGGCGCATCGGCTCGATTTCAGGCTCCTATTGGTATCCGGGCATGATCGGCTATATGCAGTCTGCTTCTTTTGCAACTGGAGCGGTTGGTACACATCAATTTTACGTATCCGTCGGGACGCGTGAAGGTGAGGGGAAAACGAATGTGCAGAAAGATATGGTTTCGTTAACCCTTCAGGCACGTGAAGCGCTACTGGGACAGGGGCTTGATGAAAAGGATGTTCTTCTCGTGTTGGATGAGGATGCGGTGCATCGAGTGGATTTTTTCCAGCGTCAATTCCCCGAGGCCATCAAATGGTTGTTCCGATAG
- a CDS encoding aldo/keto reductase — MKKNRLGSSDLLVGEIGLGCMSIGTEEQQGIYLIHEALDKGVNLLDTADLYHYGRNEEIVGAAIRGRRQDVILATKVGNRRIPGQEGWGWDPSKPYILSAVKESLRRLGTDYIDLYQLHGGTIGDPMDETIEAFEQLKREGVIRYYGISSIRPHVIREYAQRSNIVSVMNQYSLLDRRAEEEVLPLLHERGISVIARGPVASGVLADGGEEKAAKGYLDYEEAELLDVRKQLKAFAGADRSMGQTAIRYSLSHPAVAAVIPGASSLAQLEHNTAAADISPLTGQERQTLQQISRANRYDAQYR; from the coding sequence ATGAAAAAAAACCGTCTGGGCTCTTCGGATTTGCTGGTAGGCGAGATTGGCTTGGGATGTATGTCGATCGGCACGGAGGAGCAGCAGGGGATTTACCTGATACATGAAGCGCTGGACAAGGGTGTAAATCTGCTGGATACAGCCGATCTGTACCATTACGGGCGCAATGAGGAAATTGTCGGTGCAGCGATCCGTGGGCGACGGCAGGATGTCATCCTGGCGACCAAGGTTGGCAATCGGCGCATACCGGGGCAGGAGGGCTGGGGATGGGACCCGTCCAAGCCATATATCCTGTCTGCGGTCAAAGAGAGCCTGCGCCGCCTTGGAACGGACTATATCGACCTGTACCAGCTTCATGGGGGAACGATTGGCGATCCAATGGACGAAACGATTGAGGCCTTTGAACAGCTCAAAAGAGAGGGCGTTATCCGCTATTATGGCATTTCTTCGATTCGTCCTCACGTCATTCGAGAATATGCCCAACGCTCGAATATCGTCAGTGTCATGAACCAATATAGTTTGTTGGATCGGCGTGCAGAGGAAGAGGTGCTGCCTTTGCTACATGAACGGGGAATCAGTGTGATTGCACGCGGGCCTGTCGCCAGCGGCGTATTGGCTGATGGAGGGGAAGAAAAGGCAGCCAAGGGCTATCTGGACTATGAGGAAGCGGAGCTGCTGGACGTGCGGAAGCAATTAAAGGCATTCGCAGGGGCAGATCGCAGCATGGGGCAGACAGCTATCCGTTACAGCCTGTCTCATCCGGCTGTCGCTGCTGTCATCCCGGGTGCAAGCTCATTGGCACAATTGGAGCATAATACCGCAGCAGCGGATATCTCGCCGCTAACCGGACAGGAGCGGCAGACACTGCAGCAAATCAGCCGGGCCAATCGTTATGATGCACAGTACCGCTGA
- a CDS encoding thioredoxin family protein: MERIESQQQYQDLINGDGLTVVKFDTTWCPDCKTLDQFMDGIIEKNADKRFFALDAEKFQPIAEENQVRGIPSLLVFCNGEKIAHLHSKYAKTPAQVSEYLTTLESKQ; this comes from the coding sequence ATGGAACGCATTGAATCACAGCAGCAATATCAGGACTTGATTAACGGTGACGGCCTGACCGTCGTAAAATTTGATACAACCTGGTGTCCGGATTGCAAGACACTGGATCAATTCATGGACGGTATTATTGAGAAAAACGCAGATAAACGCTTCTTTGCGCTCGATGCCGAGAAATTCCAGCCGATTGCCGAGGAAAATCAGGTGCGCGGTATTCCAAGCCTGCTTGTTTTCTGCAACGGCGAAAAAATTGCTCATTTGCACAGCAAATACGCCAAAACACCAGCACAAGTTTCCGAGTATCTGACCACGCTGGAATCCAAACAATAA
- the bacA gene encoding undecaprenyl-diphosphate phosphatase yields MDILSSIIMGIIEGLTEFLPVSSTGHMILTADLLGLNTENDTVKTFEVIVQLGAVMAVVVLYWRRFLSLFDFRRRTSSQPRLNLLHIILAMIPAGLIGVLFRDVIKQYLFGPETVLYSLVIGGLLMIAAEKFHPPIKSQTIDEITYKQAFTIGLFQVLALWPGFSRSGSTMSGGLFARVSHTAAAEFTFLVSVPVMLGASGIDMIKSMDHLSMSDFPVFAAGFITAFIVGMLAIKTFLGLLKRLSLTSFAIYRFVLAAVFFFIIL; encoded by the coding sequence GTGGATATTTTATCATCTATTATTATGGGAATTATTGAAGGACTGACAGAGTTTTTGCCGGTCTCTTCGACGGGTCACATGATCCTGACAGCTGATCTGCTCGGGCTCAACACAGAGAATGATACGGTCAAAACGTTTGAGGTCATCGTGCAGCTAGGTGCTGTAATGGCGGTTGTCGTATTGTATTGGCGCAGATTCCTGAGTTTGTTTGATTTCAGACGCAGAACTTCATCCCAGCCACGCCTTAATCTGCTGCATATTATTTTGGCCATGATCCCTGCGGGGCTGATTGGCGTACTGTTCCGCGATGTAATCAAACAATACCTGTTTGGTCCTGAAACCGTATTGTACAGTTTGGTTATCGGGGGCCTGCTGATGATCGCCGCTGAAAAATTCCATCCGCCTATTAAATCACAAACCATCGATGAAATTACGTACAAACAAGCATTTACGATTGGTTTGTTTCAGGTTCTGGCTCTATGGCCAGGCTTCTCCCGTTCAGGCTCAACCATGTCCGGGGGTTTATTCGCACGTGTGAGTCATACGGCAGCCGCAGAATTTACATTTCTGGTATCTGTTCCAGTCATGCTGGGCGCATCAGGCATTGATATGATCAAAAGTATGGATCATCTGTCCATGAGCGATTTTCCAGTGTTCGCGGCCGGCTTTATTACCGCATTTATCGTCGGAATGCTGGCGATCAAAACATTCCTCGGTCTGCTCAAACGCTTGAGCCTGACCTCATTCGCCATCTACCGCTTCGTACTGGCGGCTGTGTTCTTCTTCATTATTTTGTAA
- a CDS encoding hemolysin family protein — MNEKGMSEDYMGIGVSLFLFAVLILFSAFFVATEFAIIKIRSSRVDQLVAENRKNALALQKVVNNLDGYLSACQLGITITALGLGWLGEPTVVKLLEPLFQQLNINGDFSHILAFIISFIIVTYLHVVIGELAPKTLAIRKAEAISLLTSPVIVWFNRIMYPFIWLLNGSANRLVRLFGLQPASEHEEAHSQEEIQIILSESVESGKINNTEYGYVNRIFAFDETVAKEIMVPRTDMVCLFTNRSLKENMLTIHEEQYTRFPVATDSKDQIIGMINTKQLFLEYDRNPELVFDSLIQPILTVPEVMPVNTLLKRMQKEQVHIALLVDEYGGTSGLITIEDILEEIVGEIRDEFDKDERKEIEKLTENSYLMDGKVLLSDLSDLTGMALDDEDVDTVGGWVYSRVPEPRQGKEFIEDDVKFIIREMGKNRIRRVEIILHQKSPISELETESE, encoded by the coding sequence TTGAACGAAAAAGGGATGAGTGAAGATTATATGGGTATAGGTGTCAGTCTATTTTTGTTTGCGGTGTTGATTTTATTTAGTGCTTTCTTCGTAGCTACCGAGTTTGCGATCATTAAAATCCGTTCCAGCCGGGTCGATCAGCTGGTAGCGGAAAACCGTAAAAATGCACTGGCGTTACAAAAGGTCGTCAATAATCTGGATGGCTACCTGTCCGCCTGTCAGCTTGGTATTACGATTACAGCTCTGGGACTCGGCTGGCTCGGTGAACCGACCGTGGTCAAATTGCTGGAGCCTCTCTTTCAACAGCTCAACATCAATGGGGATTTTTCACATATCCTGGCCTTTATTATTTCATTTATCATTGTAACTTACCTGCACGTGGTGATCGGTGAACTGGCTCCCAAAACATTGGCTATCCGCAAAGCGGAGGCCATCAGCCTCTTAACCTCCCCCGTTATCGTGTGGTTTAACCGGATTATGTATCCGTTTATCTGGCTCCTGAACGGCTCGGCCAACCGTCTGGTTCGTCTGTTCGGTCTTCAACCGGCAAGCGAACATGAAGAAGCGCATTCTCAGGAGGAAATTCAAATCATTTTGTCCGAAAGCGTGGAAAGTGGTAAGATCAATAACACCGAATATGGCTACGTGAATCGGATCTTTGCTTTTGACGAGACCGTCGCCAAGGAAATTATGGTGCCACGTACAGATATGGTATGCTTGTTTACGAATCGCTCGCTGAAAGAAAACATGCTGACTATTCATGAAGAGCAGTATACCCGTTTTCCGGTGGCGACAGACAGCAAGGATCAGATCATCGGTATGATTAATACCAAGCAGCTGTTCCTTGAGTATGATCGCAATCCGGAGCTTGTTTTCGATAGTCTGATTCAGCCGATCTTGACCGTTCCCGAGGTTATGCCCGTTAACACGCTGCTGAAACGCATGCAGAAGGAGCAGGTTCATATCGCTCTTCTCGTCGATGAATACGGCGGAACCTCCGGTCTCATTACCATTGAGGACATTTTGGAGGAAATTGTTGGCGAAATCCGAGACGAATTTGACAAGGATGAACGGAAGGAAATCGAGAAACTGACGGAAAACAGTTATTTGATGGATGGTAAAGTATTGCTTTCCGATCTGAGTGATTTGACTGGCATGGCATTGGACGATGAAGACGTGGATACTGTCGGAGGGTGGGTGTATAGCCGGGTTCCAGAACCGAGACAGGGCAAGGAATTCATAGAAGATGATGTGAAATTTATCATTCGTGAAATGGGTAAAAATCGTATTCGTCGGGTGGAAATTATTTTACACCAGAAATCTCCGATATCGGAATTAGAAACGGAATCTGAATGA
- a CDS encoding DUF1836 domain-containing protein: MESFTLTRRDMAHLLLAMEGRRELQPLAVLQDAWRRTHSRSGSTMPTFLYTEVTPVLDKIIKGKHSAAFSLQEIVSLGQLVEYSHVSLASMQNWVKRDFKEFLGAPKIGKKYSVNQAAILLIVEDLKSCLDFESIRQLFHILFQQPEDDTDDLIQPVDLYAAYSTLFEELDANGDQLLDVTGVGHAKENGNFSTVQQRQEGATEELLVQAADQYTSRLPYLTTNQREAVRNTLLVAAVAVQNSYFLSMARRYVNATLFLDFQG, encoded by the coding sequence ATGGAGTCTTTTACCCTCACTCGCCGTGATATGGCCCATTTGCTGCTGGCCATGGAAGGCCGCCGCGAATTGCAGCCTCTGGCCGTTCTTCAGGATGCCTGGAGACGCACTCATAGTCGTTCCGGCAGTACCATGCCGACATTCTTGTATACGGAAGTGACGCCTGTGCTGGATAAAATCATCAAGGGCAAGCACAGCGCCGCCTTTTCGCTTCAGGAGATCGTTTCTCTAGGTCAATTGGTCGAGTATAGCCATGTCTCGCTGGCCTCCATGCAAAATTGGGTCAAACGTGATTTCAAGGAGTTTCTCGGCGCTCCGAAGATCGGCAAAAAATACTCGGTCAACCAGGCAGCCATTTTGCTCATTGTGGAGGATTTAAAATCATGCCTTGATTTTGAATCCATCCGGCAGTTGTTTCATATCCTGTTCCAACAGCCGGAAGATGATACAGATGATCTGATTCAGCCAGTGGATTTGTACGCCGCGTATTCAACTTTGTTTGAGGAACTGGATGCGAATGGAGATCAATTGCTGGATGTGACAGGAGTTGGACATGCAAAAGAAAACGGGAATTTCAGTACAGTACAGCAGCGTCAGGAAGGCGCCACAGAGGAACTGCTGGTTCAGGCGGCAGATCAATACACCAGTCGTTTACCGTATTTGACTACCAATCAGCGTGAGGCGGTACGTAATACGCTGCTGGTAGCAGCGGTAGCGGTGCAAAACAGTTATTTCTTGTCCATGGCACGCCGGTATGTGAATGCGACGTTGTTTCTGGACTTTCAAGGTTAG
- a CDS encoding glycosyltransferase family 2 protein yields the protein MSDVSIIICTRNRIEDLTRCIQSIAAQQQLEHTAVELLIVDDGDISGRQVEQYRDMVSGLPQGVLKYHKKTRPGVWLSRYEALSLVRYDIVLYFDDDAELDDQLYIRRLLDTYDQDKTIVGVGGIAKGLHSSRAGKLLGVLTFQMSPSLGKLSPSSLAGSLLRWSEATEIFDTEFFHGCNMSFRKDALRDMKPYPWMTSYAVADDLYMCQLASRYGKLVINPDLTIIHHESPSSRDKAGKVAKATAINHYYFLALKKAGAIRYGALLWTLSYLMLKETLRRNFNAADGYRQGVLFILNPRKQKYNEYLGPAVQ from the coding sequence ATGTCCGATGTCTCCATCATCATTTGCACCCGCAACCGGATCGAAGACCTGACACGCTGTATACAGTCTATTGCAGCACAGCAGCAGCTGGAGCATACGGCTGTAGAATTGCTGATTGTTGATGACGGTGATATTTCCGGCAGGCAGGTCGAGCAATATCGTGACATGGTATCCGGGTTGCCCCAAGGCGTTCTGAAGTATCATAAAAAAACTCGTCCCGGTGTTTGGCTATCCCGCTATGAAGCCTTGTCTCTCGTGCGGTATGATATCGTGCTGTATTTTGACGATGATGCCGAGCTGGACGATCAACTCTATATCCGGCGCTTGCTCGATACCTATGATCAGGATAAGACGATTGTGGGTGTTGGAGGGATTGCAAAGGGACTACATTCGAGCCGGGCAGGAAAGCTGCTGGGCGTTTTGACATTTCAGATGTCCCCATCCCTCGGCAAACTTTCACCCAGCAGTCTGGCAGGTTCATTACTGCGTTGGAGCGAAGCAACGGAGATATTTGACACCGAATTTTTTCATGGCTGCAATATGTCATTCCGAAAGGATGCGCTGCGGGATATGAAGCCATATCCGTGGATGACCAGCTATGCTGTGGCTGACGATCTGTACATGTGCCAGCTGGCGAGCCGTTACGGCAAGCTCGTTATCAATCCCGATTTAACCATCATCCATCACGAATCTCCAAGCTCGCGTGATAAGGCGGGCAAGGTAGCCAAGGCTACAGCGATCAACCACTATTATTTTCTCGCTCTGAAAAAGGCAGGAGCCATTCGGTATGGAGCTCTTTTATGGACCTTATCCTACTTGATGCTCAAAGAAACGCTGCGCCGCAATTTTAATGCCGCAGACGGATACAGGCAGGGGGTGTTGTTCATTCTGAACCCGCGCAAGCAAAAATACAACGAGTATTTAGGCCCGGCGGTTCAGTAA
- a CDS encoding glycosyltransferase family 2 protein, whose product MLSLSIALCTRNRIDDLTRCINSIAIGGAPEGCETELWVIDDGELPKHVLERYERQLGRAGIAYRYHRKEQPGLWLSRVKTVELARGDVILFLDDDVELPSNYLHELMHTYETYPQAAGIGGIAQGMSNSFMGTIRCLLSFQQSLSKGRLSLSGQSGSMYNWHKAKKTFRTEFFHGCNMSFRREAIQGLEPVPWLQSYSVGEDLLLSRIAMKNGPLYINPALTLLHHESPSSRDNMEQVTYMRVMNHIHLLRDERSGPIGYAALYWTTLYQILRERPRKNHAAIQGYRRALKAIFSSQKEPLGGGQLPERNSKKTAG is encoded by the coding sequence ATGTTAAGCTTGTCCATTGCCCTGTGCACCCGAAATCGGATTGACGATCTGACCCGATGCATCAATTCAATCGCTATTGGCGGAGCACCGGAGGGATGTGAAACCGAGCTGTGGGTTATCGACGATGGAGAACTGCCGAAGCATGTGCTGGAGCGTTATGAGCGGCAGCTGGGCAGAGCGGGTATTGCTTACCGATATCATCGCAAGGAGCAGCCGGGCTTATGGTTATCGCGTGTGAAGACGGTTGAGCTTGCGCGGGGTGACGTTATTTTGTTCCTTGATGATGATGTGGAGCTGCCGAGCAACTATTTGCATGAGTTAATGCATACTTATGAAACTTATCCGCAAGCTGCTGGTATCGGCGGCATTGCACAGGGAATGAGCAACAGCTTCATGGGGACGATTCGTTGCCTGCTGTCATTTCAGCAGTCTTTGTCCAAGGGCAGGCTGTCCCTCAGCGGTCAGTCCGGCTCGATGTACAACTGGCATAAGGCGAAGAAGACGTTCCGAACCGAGTTTTTCCATGGGTGTAATATGTCATTTCGCCGGGAGGCCATTCAAGGTCTGGAGCCGGTGCCCTGGCTGCAAAGCTATAGCGTAGGCGAGGATCTGTTGCTTTCGCGTATTGCGATGAAAAACGGCCCGTTGTACATCAATCCAGCGCTCACGCTGCTTCATCACGAATCGCCGTCCTCGCGCGACAATATGGAGCAGGTCACTTATATGCGGGTGATGAATCATATTCATCTGCTGCGGGACGAGCGTTCCGGACCGATTGGTTATGCAGCGTTGTACTGGACGACATTATATCAGATTTTGAGAGAGAGACCTCGGAAAAATCATGCTGCCATTCAAGGCTACAGAAGAGCGCTGAAGGCGATCTTTTCAAGTCAAAAGGAGCCTCTTGGCGGAGGGCAGCTGCCTGAACGCAATTCCAAAAAAACGGCAGGTTGA